Proteins encoded by one window of Desulfovibrio ferrophilus:
- the mqnE gene encoding aminofutalosine synthase MqnE, with protein MQNTIDTLKEGGRISLEEALELAEKCDVHTLGELGGLARKARYGNTAYYVYNQHMNYTDICANACRFCAFSKRVGDETGFTFTVEQAQAKIRERAHEPIREVHIVGGLNPALPYEYYLELIAGVKAERPEATVKAFTAVEVAYLAELKGISYQQVLQDMRDAGLGALPGGGAEVFSPALREKLCPEKVPGSVWLEIHELAHTMGIKTNCTLLFGHIETWRDRLEHMAALRDLQDRTNGFICFIPLQYQPGNNPLEAQGTDGVDYLKMIALSRLFLDNVPHLKAYWAFSGVKPAQLALHAGADDFDGTLVEEKVGHAAGASSPKGMTVTKLRETIKQSGFTPVERDTFFNEI; from the coding sequence ATGCAGAATACCATCGACACTCTCAAAGAAGGCGGCCGAATCAGCCTCGAAGAAGCTCTGGAGCTTGCCGAAAAGTGTGATGTTCACACGTTAGGCGAGCTTGGCGGTCTGGCCCGCAAGGCGCGCTACGGCAACACGGCTTACTATGTCTACAACCAGCACATGAACTATACCGACATCTGTGCCAACGCCTGCCGATTCTGCGCGTTCTCCAAACGCGTAGGCGATGAAACCGGGTTCACCTTCACGGTGGAACAGGCCCAGGCCAAGATCCGTGAACGAGCCCACGAACCCATCCGCGAAGTCCACATCGTGGGAGGCCTGAACCCGGCGCTGCCCTATGAATATTATCTGGAACTCATCGCTGGCGTGAAAGCCGAACGGCCCGAAGCCACGGTCAAGGCCTTCACTGCCGTGGAAGTTGCCTATCTGGCAGAACTCAAGGGCATCAGCTACCAGCAGGTGCTTCAGGACATGCGCGACGCCGGTTTGGGCGCTTTGCCTGGCGGCGGCGCCGAAGTCTTTTCCCCTGCACTGCGCGAGAAACTCTGCCCCGAGAAGGTCCCCGGCAGTGTCTGGCTCGAGATTCACGAACTGGCGCACACCATGGGCATCAAGACCAACTGCACCCTGCTCTTCGGCCACATCGAGACCTGGCGCGACAGGCTGGAGCACATGGCGGCACTGCGCGACCTGCAGGACCGTACCAATGGCTTCATCTGTTTCATCCCGCTTCAGTACCAGCCCGGCAACAACCCGCTGGAAGCTCAAGGCACCGATGGCGTGGACTATCTGAAGATGATTGCCCTCTCGCGCCTGTTCCTGGACAACGTGCCCCATCTGAAGGCCTATTGGGCATTCTCTGGAGTTAAACCTGCCCAACTGGCCCTGCATGCCGGAGCTGATGATTTCGACGGTACCCTGGTGGAAGAAAAAGTCGGCCACGCTGCTGGCGCATCCAGCCCCAAGGGCATGACCGTCACCAAATTGCGCGAGACCATCAAACAGTCCGGATTCACTCCAGTGGAACGCGACACGTTCTTTAACGAGATCTAG